In Buchnera aphidicola (Brachycaudus tragopogonis), the following are encoded in one genomic region:
- the rplJ gene encoding 50S ribosomal protein L10, which yields MALNLNEKKIIVSKINKISNIALSAVTADSQGVSVNKINQLRKSGRQIGVKMSIVRNTLLSLAIKNTSFECLKKKIKGSTFIAYSMTHPGSGARLFKEFSKENTHFKITGAAFEGKLLSIVEIDQLANMPTYEEAIIKLLFILKMSAAGKLIYTLSAIKKKKETA from the coding sequence ATGGCATTAAATCTTAATGAAAAAAAAATAATTGTTTCAAAAATCAATAAAATATCAAATATAGCACTATCAGCTGTAACTGCAGATTCTCAAGGTGTTTCAGTAAATAAAATAAATCAATTACGAAAATCTGGACGTCAAATTGGAGTAAAAATGAGTATTGTACGAAATACTCTACTGTCTTTAGCGATTAAAAATACTAGTTTTGAATGTTTAAAAAAAAAAATAAAAGGTTCTACTTTTATCGCTTATTCTATGACACATCCAGGAAGTGGTGCTAGATTATTTAAAGAATTTTCAAAAGAGAATACACATTTTAAAATTACAGGAGCCGCTTTTGAAGGAAAATTACTCTCTATTGTAGAAATCGACCAACTAGCAAATATGCCTACTTATGAAGAAGCAATCATAAAACTTTTATTCATATTAAAAATGTCAGCTGCTGGGAAACTTATTTATACATTATCTGCTATAAAAAAGAAAAAAGAAACCGCTTAA
- the rplA gene encoding 50S ribosomal protein L1: protein MTKIAKRIKNIKNNINFEKLYNIDELIVLLKKSSKVKFDESIDISINLGINSKKSDQNIRGSTVLPNGIGKFVKVAVFTQGDNVEIAKKAGAELIGMEDLAEKIKKEGIDFNVVIASPDAMKIVTQLGQILGPRGLMPNPKLGTITTNIAEAIKNAKTGQVRYRNDKYGIVHSTIGRISFDKNQIKENFNAFVESIKKSKPPQSKGIYIKKIVLSTTMGIGLMVDQSSLTI from the coding sequence ATGACTAAAATCGCTAAACGCATCAAAAACATTAAAAATAATATCAATTTTGAAAAATTATATAATATTGATGAATTAATAGTTTTATTAAAAAAATCATCTAAAGTAAAATTTGATGAAAGTATCGATATTTCTATTAATCTAGGAATAAATTCCAAAAAATCAGATCAAAATATTCGAGGTTCAACAGTCTTGCCAAATGGTATTGGAAAATTTGTTAAAGTAGCTGTATTTACTCAAGGTGATAATGTTGAAATAGCTAAAAAAGCGGGTGCAGAATTAATAGGTATGGAAGATTTAGCTGAAAAAATAAAAAAAGAAGGCATCGATTTTAATGTTGTTATTGCTTCTCCTGATGCCATGAAAATAGTAACACAGTTAGGACAAATATTAGGACCTCGTGGTCTAATGCCTAATCCTAAATTAGGTACAATAACAACAAATATTGCTGAAGCTATTAAGAATGCGAAAACCGGACAAGTTCGTTATCGTAATGACAAATATGGTATTGTTCATTCGACAATTGGTCGAATTAGTTTTGATAAAAATCAAATTAAAGAAAATTTTAATGCGTTTGTAGAATCTATAAAAAAATCAAAACCTCCTCAATCGAAGGGAATATATATAAAAAAAATAGTATTATCAACAACTATGGGTATAGGATTAATGGTTGATCAATCTAGTTTAACGATTTAA
- the rplK gene encoding 50S ribosomal protein L11 has translation MAKKIQSYIKLQVSAGTANPSPPIGPALGQKGVNIMEFCKLFNKKTENIEKGLPIPVIITVYSDRSFTFVTKTPPASILLKKLSNIKKGSSKTKIEQIGTINRSQIKEIATIKNKDMTGSSIESMMSSIEGTAKSMGLTIED, from the coding sequence ATGGCTAAAAAAATACAATCTTATATTAAACTTCAAGTATCAGCAGGTACAGCTAATCCTAGTCCACCAATTGGACCTGCATTAGGTCAGAAAGGCGTGAATATTATGGAATTTTGTAAATTATTCAATAAAAAAACAGAAAATATAGAGAAAGGATTACCTATACCAGTAATTATCACTGTTTATTCTGATCGTTCATTTACATTTGTTACAAAAACACCTCCAGCTTCTATTTTATTGAAAAAATTGTCCAATATAAAAAAAGGTTCTAGTAAAACAAAAATAGAACAAATAGGAACCATAAATCGTTCACAAATTAAAGAAATAGCAACAATTAAAAACAAAGATATGACAGGATCTAGTATTGAAAGCATGATGAGTTCTATTGAAGGTACCGCTAAATCTATGGGTTTAACAATCGAGGACTAA
- the nusG gene encoding transcription termination/antitermination protein NusG: MHDSQKKKWYVLQAFSGFESRVAQSIREHVKLNKMESLFGEVMVPSQEVVEIRGGQRRKSEYKFFPGYVLIQMIMTDSTWHLIRNVPRVLGFIGGKSDKPSPISDKEVEIIINRLRQIGDKPRPKTLFEPGEMIRVNDGPFSDFNGVVEEVDYEKSRLKVSVSIFGRSTPVELDFRQVEKN, translated from the coding sequence ATGCATGATAGTCAAAAAAAAAAATGGTATGTATTACAAGCTTTTTCTGGATTTGAAAGTCGCGTAGCACAATCAATACGAGAACATGTCAAATTAAATAAAATGGAAAGTTTATTTGGAGAAGTTATGGTTCCTTCTCAAGAAGTTGTTGAAATACGAGGTGGACAACGTAGAAAAAGTGAATATAAGTTTTTTCCTGGATATGTTTTAATCCAAATGATTATGACAGATTCTACGTGGCATTTAATTAGAAATGTTCCTAGAGTATTAGGATTTATAGGAGGAAAATCAGATAAACCCTCACCTATTAGTGATAAAGAAGTAGAAATTATTATTAATAGACTACGTCAAATTGGGGATAAACCGAGACCTAAAACTTTATTTGAACCTGGAGAAATGATACGTGTAAATGATGGTCCTTTTTCAGATTTTAATGGTGTTGTAGAAGAAGTAGATTATGAAAAAAGCAGATTGAAGGTATCTGTATCAATTTTTGGAAGATCTACTCCTGTAGAACTGGATTTTAGACAAGTTGAAAAAAACTAA
- the secE gene encoding preprotein translocase subunit SecE, with protein sequence MRKNTHNQNESKILEKIKWLSASILFILSFFMNYYLYKTNLLIRIFVISFLFICALGISLCTKKGKNLFSYIQMSKKEMQKIIWPEYKETLYTTFIVISVTVIISFILWSLDNIIFRLITFVISLRF encoded by the coding sequence ATGAGAAAAAATACCCATAATCAAAACGAATCTAAAATTTTAGAAAAAATAAAATGGTTATCTGCATCTATATTATTTATTCTATCATTTTTCATGAACTATTATCTTTATAAAACAAACTTATTAATTCGTATATTTGTTATATCTTTTTTATTTATCTGTGCTCTTGGAATCTCGTTATGTACAAAAAAAGGAAAAAATCTATTTTCGTATATACAAATGTCAAAAAAAGAAATGCAAAAAATAATATGGCCTGAATACAAAGAAACTTTGTATACTACATTCATCGTTATTTCTGTAACCGTTATTATATCTTTTATTTTATGGAGTTTGGATAATATTATATTCCGTTTAATAACATTTGTGATTAGTTTAAGGTTCTAA